The region ATGAAAGATACACGATCTTTGTTGCTGTTCCTATAACCGGGATATGTGATATACCTCTGTGGGAAAAGATTTTTGTGTAGGGATACCATACGAATCTAAGGAAACCCCATCTCCTGTTAGGCTTTGAGTGGTATATATCGTTATCTGGTGACAGGAAGAATGTTCCTATGATATACCCTGAGATGAAACCTTCAAAGCTTACAGGATTGAGATAATAGACAGCTCCAGGAAGAAAAAGGAGGTTTATGATCTCATGTGTTCTTCCTGAAGCCAACTTTGTTCCTTTATTGGGTTACTTCCATAACAAAGAAGTCTGCTCTTCTGTTTGTGAACCTGTTAAGCCATGTTTTGTTATCAACAAGGTAGTTTTCTTTTCCTCTTCCCACAATCTCTATCCTTTCCGCTGGAATACCCTGCTTTATCAGGTACTCTTTAACAGCAAGGGCTCTCTTGTATGCAAGCCTGTCATTGTAGCTTTTTGATCCTATAGAGTCAGTATATCCAACTATCTTAACCTTCAGATTTGGTTTTGATTTCAGGTACTTTGATATCACATTTAGATATGGAAGATACTCTTTCTTTATCTGGTATTTATCAAACTCAAAATGTATTCTGGCGTGAAGCTTTAATGGATAGTAACCTTCAAACTGTTCTTCTATAATCTCCCTTTCCTTTTCCACCTTCTTTTCTGGAGTTTTTCTCTCTTCAAGTTTTGCTACCTTTTCCCCTTCTGGAACAAAAGGGTCAGTTCCCTGTTCTATCTCCTGATAGCATGGAATCCCGTCTTTATCAACATCACTGTAAACCTTGTTTCTGGCTATAGAAACGTACTTTCTTGCCTTATTGAGGTATGTTATCTGGTCCACCTTGCTTATATGTACCGTTTTTTCCACATTTTCATTGGGGTCTATATACTCAAGACCGTCCACAGCATCTATATAAGACTCTGCAATAGCTATATCCTTAGGTGCGCACTCAACAACATGAAGTTTGTAAAGCTGGTTTATTTTATCCTTTATAGATGAGAGTTTGATCTCTGTTTCCTTCTCCCATGGCTTTTTTACTTCTTCTGTCTTTTTTGCACAGGAACCGAAAATTAGTGAAACACCTATAACAGCTGAGATAAAGGCGGTTTTCTTCTTCATTTTTAATTCCCCCCGAACCTTTTAGACATCGCTTTCAAGGACCATTCTATAGATTTGAGAGCTGCAGCATTTCCAGCCTCAAGGTTGAGTTTTGATGTTTCTTCTCTTGCTATCATATAGTACGCTTCAGCTTTGTAATACTCGTAAGGTGCCACTTCAGGACATCCACTCTCAAAAGCTGATTTTAATGAGTTCTGAGCTTCATCTAAAAGTTCCGTTGTTGTTACCTCCCCACTGTACGACGCAACTGTGAAAAAGATCACAGAAAGCAGAGCTATAAAAAATCTCATTATTCCCTCCTGCTGTATTTGTATAAATTAATTTTCGGAATATATCTTTATTATAATTAGCTAAATGATACAATTATTTTAATACTAAATCTAAACGAGAGGTAAGTAATGTTCAAGTCCATAGTTTCAAAACTTAAAGAGGGACTTTCAAAAACAAAGAAGCAGATATCTGACAGCTTCAATCTCATATCTTTTGGAAGAAAGATAGATGAGTCCCTCTTTGAAGATATAGAGATGGTTCTTCTTAAGGCTGATGTAGGCCTTAAAGCTACAGAAGAGATAATCCAGTTTCTCAGGGAAGAGAGTAAAAAAAGGAAGATAACAGAAGGAGAAGATCTTAAAGAGCTTCTAAAGGAAAAACTTTACGAGATACTGAAAAAATGCGAGGGAAAACTTGAACTTGGGGATCAGAAACCTGCGGTTATTCTGTTTTTAGGTATAAACGGTAGTGGAAAAACGACAACAATTGGGAAGCTGGCATCACAGTTTGTTCAGGAAGGAAAATCTGTTGTTCTTGCAGCAGCAGATACTTTCAGGGCTGCAGCTATAGATCAGCTTGAGGTATGGGCTGAAAGATCTGGAGCAAGGATTGTTAAACATACACAGGGTGCTGATCCTTCAGCAGTTGTTTATGATGCTGTAAACTCTGCAAAAAGCAGGGGAGACGATATAGTACTGATTGATACTGCAGGAAGGCTTCATACAAAGGAACATCTTATGAAAGAGCTACAGAAGATAAAAAGAACGATAAAAAAACTTATGCCTGATCAGCCTGTTGAGACCATACTTGTCCTTGATGGAACAATAGGTCAGAACTCAATAAACCAGGCAAAAACATTTAAAGAATCAACGGATGTAACAGGTATAGTTATAACAAAGTTAGACGGAACTGCAAAAGGTGGGGCCATAATACCTATCTGTCAGGAACTCTGCATTCCTGTTAAGTTTATAGGTGTTGGAGAGGATATAGAGGATCTTCAGCCTTTTGATGCTAAAAACTTTGTTGATGCACTTTTTGATTAATCCACCTTTATGACATATCCCCCTCTACGGGGGTCTCCTGCACCTTCAAAATCACCTGTTACAGCCTGAACGCCACCAAAGAAGAGATTTATATCTTCAAACACAACAGTTTCATAATACCTTTCTAAATTTTTGATGACCTCTTTTTTAAACCCAGGTTCAAGGAATACTGTATGGTTTTCAAAATGTATTCTCGGCAGGGAAACAGCTTCCTGAACGGTTTTATTAAATACAGTGTAATTGATAATACAGTTAAGTATGGCACTCCTTATCCTGTTGCTTCCTGCACTTCCGAGAACAAGTCTGATCTTATCATCTTTCATAACAACTGTAGGGGACATCATTGAAGGTAGCCTCAGATATGGATCCCATCTGAAAAATCCTTCAGGGTTTAGATCTTCTTCTCCAAGCATATTGTTTAGCATTATTCCCGTTCCGGGGATAATATAACCTGAGCCTTCACCGTTTGTTGTTGTTACACTTACAGCATTTCCATCTCTGTCTATAATGGATATATGTGTCGTGTTTCCCCACAGATTTAGTCTCTTTCTGAAGAATTTTTTGTAGCTCTCAAATAGTGATCTGTCCTCTATGATAAGCTCAAGCTCTTTTTTATGTATATTTCTGTCTATATGTTCCCTTCTGAACAACTGTGTTGTGTGCATGGCTTCAACAATTGATGATATATGTTTTAAAGATCCAAAACTGCCAAGTTCTGTATCTTCAAGTAGTTTTAATGTAAATGCTATGAGAAGGCCTCCTGCTGATGGAGGGCTGTTTGTGAATATATCGTGATCTCTGAATCTGAAAAAAACAGGATCCTTCTCATCAACTTTGTATCTCCTGAGATCTTCCCTTCTTAAAAGTCCGCCATTTTCTAATGATAGCTTTTCAATCCTTTCAGCTATCTCACCTTCATAAAAGATCCATGATCCTTCTTTTGAGAAAGCCCTTAAAAAATCTGCATAATCTGGATTTCTGTATAATGTTTTTTCATCTATAAGCTTTCCATTTACCGTGTATATCCTTCTTGATTCTTCTGTTGCAGTAAATATAGGTTCAAGAAGTTTTACAAAGGAAGCCTGCATCTTTGAAAGGTATATACCTTCTTCAGCATATCTGACGGCAGGTTTTATTAGCTTTTCGAGAGGCATACTGCATCTTTCTCTGTATATCTGGTATATACCTGCTACCATTCCTGGAATAGCTACAGATCCGCACCCTATGTGAAACTCCTGGACGGCAGATCCAAAATCAACATAGACAGGATAAAAATCAGGATTATCAATCCTTTTTGGTGGAACGTCAACAAAGAAATCATAAATGAGAGGATACATTCCCTTTTCTACAGCTAAAAGGAAACCTCCACCGCCAAGACTTGTTAGGGCAGGTTCTGCTAAAGGTGCTGATAGAAGGGAGGCTACCGCAGCATCAAAGGCATTCCCACCAGCTCTGAGTATCTCTGCTCCGGCCTCTGCTGTCAGTTTATCACCTGCTGCTATAATACCTTTCATTCTATAAAACCGAATCTCTCAAGCTCTTTTATACTTCCTTTTTTCCTGTATTCTTCTATCATCATCTGTGATATACTCTTTTTCCCAATAATATCTGAAAGCTTTTCCATCCTTTTCTCAGTTCCAAGTTCTTTCAGTATGTCCGTTTTTTTAAGCTCCTTTATTATATCAGCAATTCTTTTCTTTATTTGAACTGTCCCTTCTCTGTACAGAAATCTTCCCTCCACAGAGTATCTTGTAGCATTCCATTTGTTCTGCTTTAAAATCTGATGGAAGTATCTCTCACCTGAAGAAAAACTGCTATAAAAACAGACAGCCTGAAAGAGGGTTGCTATGAACTCAATCCTCTCCATATCAGGGTTTGAATCACAAACTCTCAGTTCTACAGTACCAAAGTCTGGATGTATTCTGACATCCCACCATATATCCTTTATTGATTGAATAAATCCGTTTTCAAGTAGGGTGAAGTAAAGCTTCTCAAAATCTGAGTAACTATCAAAATACTCAGGAATTCCTGCTCTGGGCAGCTGTTCAAATATCTTTGTTCTGAATGAGTTTAAACCTGTAAACTCTCCGAGGAAAAATGGAGAGCTTGTTGATACAGCCAAAAAGAGGGGAAGATTGTTAAGTGTTTCGTTGTAGGCTTTAATGGCCATCTCCTTTTCAGGAAATCCCACATGTATGTGCAGGCCATATATAAGAAACTGCTTCAGTAATATCTGGAACTCTTCAAGGAGTTTAAGGTATCTGTCCTTTGCTGTTATATGTATAGTTTCCTTTTTCGCAAAAACATGTGTTCCAAGAGCTGCCGAACGAAATCCATAATCCTCCCCTATAAGATCTATCTCCTTCACTGCATTTTTTATGTGGGATACAGCTTCTTCAGGTGTCTCACATACAGGGGTTACTATCTCAACCATTGATGTCAGAAGTTCTGGATGGAGAAGTTTCTTTAATCCCTCAGATGCGTTACTGAACACAATCTCAGAACTTTCTGAAAGTTCAAAACTACCCCTGTCAACAAGCTGTATCTCAAGCTCTATACCGACTGTGAATGGTTTTGAAGATCTAAAATCAAGTTTCACCTTCAGTTCTCTCCACTTTTAATCTTAAACCTTTAACTGATACAACCTTAACATTTTCTCCTTTCTTTATCGGCTCTTCTGAGTACGCATTCCATATTTCTCCTGCTATAAAAACCTTTCCTTCTGGGTCTATATCAGTTTCAGCCTTACCTATCATACCTATCATACCTTCCATACCCGTTTCCGTTTTTCTCCTCTGGGCTTTCAGACCTAAGTATGCCACTGTTAAGAAAAAGAGAGCACTGAAAGCAACGACAGGTATTATTATCTTCAGGGATATATCCCCGTATGGAGAGTCTGGGTCTGTAAGGATCAAAGATCCGAAAAGTATGGCTATAACACCGCTCAATGCAAGTGCACCAAATGTTGGGGTTATAACCTCAAGTATGAAGAAAAGTACGCCGGCTGCTATCAGAAGAACACCAAGCCAGTTAACATCTATTATATTCAATGAGTATAAAGCGAGGAGGAGTGATATTGTTCCTAGAATACCTGGTATTAACGATCCGGGATTGTAAAGCTCAAAAAATATGCCATAAAACCCTATCATTAAAAGAAGGTATGCTACGGTCGGATTTGTAAGTATTGTTAATATTTTTTCCTTCAGGCTTTTCTCAACTTTTACTATCTTTTTATCCTTCAGGGAGATTTTTATCTCTTTACCATGTTTTTTAACCGTCCTGCCCTCTATCTTGTTTAAAAGATCGTCCAGATCTGTTGCTATAATATCAATAACATTCTTTTTCAAAGCCTCCTCAGCTGTGAGGTTTATACTCTCAGTTACCATCTTTACTATGATCTTCTCATTTCTCCCCTTTTCCTTTGCTATTCCTTTAACAAAGGCCACCATATCATTGATTATCTTCTTTTTCATGGTCTCTTCTATATCCTTCCCACCCATCTGGACCGGACTTGCAGATCCTATATTTGTTGAAGGGGACATTGCAGCTATATCCGCTGAAACTGTTATGATAGCACCTGCTGATGCAGCCCTTGATCCTGGAGGGTAAACGTATACAACAACGGGAACACTGCTGTTCATTATTGTCTTTATTATCTCTCTCATTGATGTATCAAGTCCCCCAGGTGTGTCAATCATAATTATGACAGCATCAGCCTTTTCCACTTCAGCTTTATGTATAACCCTTTTTACATAATCGGACATAACAGGTGTAACAGGGGCATTCCACTGACCTGTAACAACACCTGCCGGGCTTAATGAAAACAGAAAAAGAATAAAGGCGATTATATATCTCATTATATTTTCCTCTTTATTTATTCATTATTTATCAAATCTGTTAATAAAACAAGATAATGGCACAGTACTTGCACAGTTATATACAGGTTGATCTGAAAAACATACAAAAGACCTGTTAAAACGGGGAGCCGGAGAAGAAGGAGAGCTCGTCGCTGACACTTTTTTAGGCAGTTTCAAAAAATATGCAACTTTTTTATGCAGATAAGATTTAAGAGTTTTAAATCTTAAATAAATTTGGGGGTAGTGAGATGAGCTGTGACTACTGTATCACTCCTCACGAGTCTGTGAAGGAGATGCATTCATTTCTTACATCAATGGGGTTTAAACACACGTTTTTTGAGAGGGTTAAAAGGCAGGGAGCTATCTGTTACTTTGGTGAACAGGGAAGATGCTGTACCCTCTGTCCTGATGGTCCTTGCAGAATAAAAAGGAGAGCACCTAAGGGTAAATGCGGAATTGATGCTGACGGTCTTGCTGCAAGAAATCTTTTAAGACTTGTTAATCAGGGGGGAGCAGCTTATACACATGATTTTAAAACAACACTTAAAACATTAAAGGCTATAGCTGAAGGAAAAAGTCCTTTCAGAGTGTCTGACAGAAATAAACTTCTGTGGTTTGCAGGTTCTTTAGGTCTTGATACAGAAGGGACAGATGAGGAGATAATAGGAAGACTTGCAGACTTCCTTGAGAGGGAGTTTATGAAGGATCTAAACGAACCTTTAACACTTATTGAGAAACTTGCTCCGGAAAGCAGGGTGGAAATATGGAAAAGTTTAGGGATCATTCCTGGAGGGTATATCTTTGAAAGTCATGAGGCATCGGCAAAGGTGATGCCCAATATTGATACGGATTATATAGATCTTGCACTTACATCCCTGAGACTTGGATTGTCTGCAGGATTTTTAGCAAATATAGCAACAACCGTTATAAGGGATATTATCTTTGGCTCTCCTGACATAACGGAAGGCTATGCTGATATAGGTGTTCTTGATAAGGACTATGTGAATATTGTGGTTCACGGTCATGTCCCGTGGATGGGAAGTATTGTAGCTAAAAAGGCAAAAACGGCAAAATTCCAGAATATAGCAAGATCTGCAGGGGCTAAAGGAATAAAAGTTTACGGAAGTCTGTGTACAGGTCAGGAGCTTCTCCAGAGACCTGAAACAGCAAAGTATCTTGACGGTCAGGTTGGAAACTGGCTCACACAGGAGTTTGTTGCAGCAACAGGGGCTGTTGATGCTTTTCTTATGGATAAAAACTGTGCTGCTCCAGGAATGGCAAATCTTGTCCAGAGCTTGAAGCTCCACACAAAGCTGATACCTGTCAGTTCCGTTGTCAGACTTAAAGATGTAGAGGCAAGGTCTGATTTTATGTACGATCCTGTAAAAGCTGAAGAGCAGGCTGAAAGACTGATTATGGAAGCTATAGATGCGTACAAAAATAGAAGAAAAACTTACAAAATACATATACCTGAGAGGAAAACACATTATATAGCAGGATTTGGTATTGAGAGCATTCTGAAAGTTTTAGGTGGAACACCTGATCCTCTTTTTGAGGCTATTCAGGATGGAACAATAAAGGGTGTTGTCGGTCTTGTGAGCTGTACAACTATGAAGAACGGACATGGAACATTCACATACGATTTTGTAAAGGAACTTCTTAAAAGGGACATACTTGTTCTTATAGCTGGATGTGCTTCCTCTCTTGCACAGGTTGAAGGTTTCACAAACTCAAAAGGTAGAAAGGAGTTTGCTGGACCGGGATTGAGAGCTTTATGTGAGGCCCTTGATATTCCGCCTGTACTTAACTTCGGTTCATGTCTTGATACAGGAAGAATGGCACTGCTCATAATAGCCCTGTCTGAATATCTTGGTGTTGATCCAAGTGCTCTTCCTGTTGTAGCTGCTGCCCCTGAGTATTACAACAACGATGCTCTTATTGACGGTCTGCTGGCTGTATCTCTTGGAATAAACACCTATGTTAACCCTGTCCCGCCTATAGTTGGGGGACCTGGATTTACAAGACTTTTAACAAGAGATCTTGAAAATCTTCTCGGTGCGAGGTTTATGGTTGAGCCTGATGCTGTTAAAGCTGCCCAGATGATAGAGGAGGAATTGATAAGAAAGGTATCCTGATATATGTAGCCCGAAAGGGCTACTCTCTTTCTCCAAATATGGCTGTTCCTATTCTTACTATCGTTGCTCCCTCTTCAACAGCAACATCAAAGTCATGTGACATTCCCATTGAGAGATGTGGAAGCTTTACGCCAAAATCTCTTTCAAGTTTTTCTTTCATCTCCCTGAGTCTTACAAAATAAGGTCTAGATCTCTCCTTATCTTCAAAATATGGGGGTATACACATCAGACCTAGTATTCTAATGTTCTCCTTTTTTATTGAGTACTCAAAAAGCTTTTCAAGATTTTCAGGTTTTACACCGTATTTTGTTTCTTCCTCTCCTATATTTACCTCAATGAGAACATCCTGTTTCTTTCCTATTTTTCTTGCTCTCTTATCTAACTCGTCGGCAAGGGATTCCCTGTCAAGTGAGTGAATAAGCTCAAAGTATCTGACAGCGTATTTTGCTTTGTTTGTCTGGAGACCTCCTATAAGATGCCAGTGAATATCCCTAATCTCCTTTAACTGCTCTATCTTTTTTATACCTTCCTGAACCCTGTTCTCACCAAAATACCTAACACCTGCTTCGTAAGCCTCCTTTATCTTTTCAACAGGCTGTGTTTTTGATGCTGCAAGAAGTATAATCTCTTCAGGATCTCTACCTGATCTTTCAGCTGATCTGTATATTATCTCCCTTATTCTCTCAACATTTTCCCTTATACTCATTGTTAACTCCTGTAATTAGTTTATAATAAATGATAACAGAGATAATAAGGAGGATAAAAATGGCGGCAGAAGAGTACAGAATAGAGGATGGTTTTTACTATACAAAGGAACATATGTGGGTTAAGGTTGAGGACAGCGATGCTGTGATCGGTATAACGGATTACGGACAGCACCAGCTTGGGGATATCGTTTTTGTTGAGCTTCCCTCTGTCAATCAGGAGGTTGAATCGGGAGAAAAGGTAGTATCCATTGAGTCTGTAAAGGCTGCTATAGATCTTTTCTCGCCGCTCTCAGGCAGGATCATATCTGTTAATGAGGATCTAAAGGAAGATCCAAGCCTCTTGAATACAGATCCATACGGTGAGGGATGGATATACGAGATGGAGATAAGTGATACAACCGAGCTTGAAGATCTCATGACATCAGATGATTACAGAGCTTACATACAGGAAATAGAAGCAGAAGAGGGATAGTATGAGACATTTCGTATTAACAGCTGTTGGTGAAGACAGGCCGGGTATAGTTGCAGGTATTACGAAAGTTCTGTATGAGAAGGGATTCAATATTGAAGACTCGACAATGACAAGACTGAACAACGAGTTTACCGTAATGCTGATAGTTACAACAGAGGAAGATATAACTGAGGATGAGCTGAGGGAGTCTTTTGATAAGGTTGCAAGGGAAAAGGATCTGTACATAAACGTAAAGGAGATACCCGAGGATATTTTTGAGAAAAAACATAAGGTCGGTGAGGTTTATAATATCGTTGTTTATGGGGCTGACAAACCGGGTATCGTTTACAGTGTTGCAAAGCTCCTGTCGGATAGAAATATTAACATATCAGATCTGAGAACAGAGAAAAGTAATGATCTTTATCTTTTGATAGCCCAGCTTGAGTTTCCACCTGGTATGTCAGAGGAGGAGCTGAAAGTTGATATAGAAAGGCTGAAAGAGGAGCTGAATATAGATATCTCCCTTGAAAAAGAAGAAGCTGTGGAGATGTAATGGAAAAGTTTGAGATTCTCACATACCCTGATGAGAGACTGAAAAAGGTATCAAAGCCTGTTGAAGATTTTGGAAGGGATTTTAAAGATTTTGTGGAGAGGCTTCTGTACACGATGAGGAACTCACCTGCCGGTGTTGGTATAGCAGCCCCTCAGGTAAACAGGCATATCCAGACTATAATAGTTGATGCCTCAGAGTACAAACATAAGTACAACAAAACAAACCACGGGCTTATGATACTCTCAAACCCGAGGATAATAGCATATGATGGGGAGATAGTTATAAGGGAAGGCTGTCTTTCAGTTCCTGATTTTACAGGAAATGTTAAGAGACATTACTGGATAAAAGTTGAGGCAGAGGATATAGATGGTAATACCATAACATTTGATACTGAAGGTTTTGAAGCCGTTGTTATCCAGCATGAGATGGATCATCTAAAGGGAAAACTTTTCCTTGACAGGGTGGTCTCACCAAAGGATATATTCAAAAGGAAGGTGTATAAAAAATAACTTCAAATATCCGATCATCAGATTAAATTTAATTAAAAATATCCTTTGAGACAGAGAGTTGATCAATATAAAGCCTTTTAACTTCAATTATGAGTTCCTGACAATAGCAAAACCTCAGGGGAAATCTATTACGATCAAAGCCGGTGAGACAGTCAGAGCTGAGGTTATTGATGTACTTCCCTCAGGTGGTGTTGTTCTCAGAATGAAAGGTGGTCATATCACTGTGAACACAGAGATACCTCTACAGAAGGACACATCTCTTCTTCTGAAGATACTGAATACCCCTGATACAGATCATAGATTGAGATTTCAGATAATTGCTGTCTTAGGCAGAGAAGGATCTATCTCTTTAAACCCGAAAGCAAGTATCACACTGAACCAGCTTGTATCTCTTTTTAGTTCGGAAGAGTTGAAGGACAGCTTTATAAAAAGTCTTGTTGATCTGCTTCCTCAAAAATTTAACAGTCTGGACAGCAATCAGAGGAATATTTTAGTATCTATTCTGCTGAATAATTCAAGAAAATTGATCCTTCAGAGTGTGCAGGAGATGTTTAAGGAGAACTTTATACCTGTAAAAAGTTTAACACCGGATAAACTTCAAAATGCTATAGTAAATACGGGTATTTTCTTTGAAAACAAACTCAGGAGAGGCTCTAATATAGAGGAAGATCTAAAGTTTAAAGCACTTAAAAATGTTCATTCAGGTGATGAAAATCTGAAGGAGTTAATAAAAACGATAGACCAGTTTCAGATAGTATCAAGGTTAACGGATGGTATATTCACATTTCTTCCTGTTTTATGGGAAGGTCTGAAAAGGGGGGATATCTTTATAAAGGAGAGAGCTAAAAACGGAAAAAGGGGCTATTTATGTATTATTGATCTTGAGTTTTCAGATATTGGAGATCTGCAGATATCAGTTTTTCTCTATGAAAAAGATCTTATGGTAACACTTTATGTAGAGGATGAAGGTTTCAGGGAGATTTTGAGTAGTGGGATAAAGGAACTGAAGGATAATCTTGCTGTTTCTTTTAATAATATTTTCCTTAAATTTAAAAACAGGAAGGAAGAAAGTATAGGGAGTGGTGATAATCTGTTTCACCTGAAGGTATGAAGGAGATAAAAAAGGCTGTTGCTTTAAGATACGACAGAGAAAAAAATGATGCCCCTGAGGTTGTGGCTAAGGGTCAGGGTTTGATTGCTGAAAGAATAGTTGAGATCGCAAGGGAGTATGGTATAGAGATAAAACAGGATAGGGAGCTTGTTCAGATACTTTCACAGCTTGATATAAAACAGGAGATACCTCCTGAGCTATACAAAGCTGTAGCTGAGATACTTATATTTATATACAGGAAAAAGAAAAAAATTAAATCAGGGGAGAAAAAATGAGTATCTCTGTTAGAGAACCAGCAGTAAGCAACGCTTTTTATCCAGGTAATCCTGAGGAGCTTAGAGATCTTATAAGACATTATCTCAGTATGGCTCCTCTTTATGATATAAAACCTGAGGCTGTTGTTTCACCACACGCAGGTTATATATACTCAGGAG is a window of Persephonella marina EX-H1 DNA encoding:
- a CDS encoding metal-binding protein, producing the protein MASGRTHEIINLLFLPGAVYYLNPVSFEGFISGYIIGTFFLSPDNDIYHSKPNRRWGFLRFVWYPYTKIFSHRGISHIPVIGTATKIVYLSLVSLILIYIFIFSLKYAFPDLDIQILDRFRDVDIYSFLSGSFVFSFIFGIFLAEMVHIFTDFVYSTLKRFKIIGRS
- a CDS encoding OmpA family protein, whose translation is MKKKTAFISAVIGVSLIFGSCAKKTEEVKKPWEKETEIKLSSIKDKINQLYKLHVVECAPKDIAIAESYIDAVDGLEYIDPNENVEKTVHISKVDQITYLNKARKYVSIARNKVYSDVDKDGIPCYQEIEQGTDPFVPEGEKVAKLEERKTPEKKVEKEREIIEEQFEGYYPLKLHARIHFEFDKYQIKKEYLPYLNVISKYLKSKPNLKVKIVGYTDSIGSKSYNDRLAYKRALAVKEYLIKQGIPAERIEIVGRGKENYLVDNKTWLNRFTNRRADFFVMEVTQ
- the ftsY gene encoding signal recognition particle-docking protein FtsY, with product MFKSIVSKLKEGLSKTKKQISDSFNLISFGRKIDESLFEDIEMVLLKADVGLKATEEIIQFLREESKKRKITEGEDLKELLKEKLYEILKKCEGKLELGDQKPAVILFLGINGSGKTTTIGKLASQFVQEGKSVVLAAADTFRAAAIDQLEVWAERSGARIVKHTQGADPSAVVYDAVNSAKSRGDDIVLIDTAGRLHTKEHLMKELQKIKRTIKKLMPDQPVETILVLDGTIGQNSINQAKTFKESTDVTGIVITKLDGTAKGGAIIPICQELCIPVKFIGVGEDIEDLQPFDAKNFVDALFD
- the ggt gene encoding gamma-glutamyltransferase codes for the protein MKGIIAAGDKLTAEAGAEILRAGGNAFDAAVASLLSAPLAEPALTSLGGGGFLLAVEKGMYPLIYDFFVDVPPKRIDNPDFYPVYVDFGSAVQEFHIGCGSVAIPGMVAGIYQIYRERCSMPLEKLIKPAVRYAEEGIYLSKMQASFVKLLEPIFTATEESRRIYTVNGKLIDEKTLYRNPDYADFLRAFSKEGSWIFYEGEIAERIEKLSLENGGLLRREDLRRYKVDEKDPVFFRFRDHDIFTNSPPSAGGLLIAFTLKLLEDTELGSFGSLKHISSIVEAMHTTQLFRREHIDRNIHKKELELIIEDRSLFESYKKFFRKRLNLWGNTTHISIIDRDGNAVSVTTTNGEGSGYIIPGTGIMLNNMLGEEDLNPEGFFRWDPYLRLPSMMSPTVVMKDDKIRLVLGSAGSNRIRSAILNCIINYTVFNKTVQEAVSLPRIHFENHTVFLEPGFKKEVIKNLERYYETVVFEDINLFFGGVQAVTGDFEGAGDPRRGGYVIKVD
- a CDS encoding carboxylate-amine ligase encodes the protein MKLDFRSSKPFTVGIELEIQLVDRGSFELSESSEIVFSNASEGLKKLLHPELLTSMVEIVTPVCETPEEAVSHIKNAVKEIDLIGEDYGFRSAALGTHVFAKKETIHITAKDRYLKLLEEFQILLKQFLIYGLHIHVGFPEKEMAIKAYNETLNNLPLFLAVSTSSPFFLGEFTGLNSFRTKIFEQLPRAGIPEYFDSYSDFEKLYFTLLENGFIQSIKDIWWDVRIHPDFGTVELRVCDSNPDMERIEFIATLFQAVCFYSSFSSGERYFHQILKQNKWNATRYSVEGRFLYREGTVQIKKRIADIIKELKKTDILKELGTEKRMEKLSDIIGKKSISQMMIEEYRKKGSIKELERFGFIE
- a CDS encoding NfeD family protein encodes the protein MRYIIAFILFLFSLSPAGVVTGQWNAPVTPVMSDYVKRVIHKAEVEKADAVIIMIDTPGGLDTSMREIIKTIMNSSVPVVVYVYPPGSRAASAGAIITVSADIAAMSPSTNIGSASPVQMGGKDIEETMKKKIINDMVAFVKGIAKEKGRNEKIIVKMVTESINLTAEEALKKNVIDIIATDLDDLLNKIEGRTVKKHGKEIKISLKDKKIVKVEKSLKEKILTILTNPTVAYLLLMIGFYGIFFELYNPGSLIPGILGTISLLLALYSLNIIDVNWLGVLLIAAGVLFFILEVITPTFGALALSGVIAILFGSLILTDPDSPYGDISLKIIIPVVAFSALFFLTVAYLGLKAQRRKTETGMEGMIGMIGKAETDIDPEGKVFIAGEIWNAYSEEPIKKGENVKVVSVKGLRLKVERTEGET
- the cooS gene encoding anaerobic carbon-monoxide dehydrogenase catalytic subunit, which codes for MSCDYCITPHESVKEMHSFLTSMGFKHTFFERVKRQGAICYFGEQGRCCTLCPDGPCRIKRRAPKGKCGIDADGLAARNLLRLVNQGGAAYTHDFKTTLKTLKAIAEGKSPFRVSDRNKLLWFAGSLGLDTEGTDEEIIGRLADFLEREFMKDLNEPLTLIEKLAPESRVEIWKSLGIIPGGYIFESHEASAKVMPNIDTDYIDLALTSLRLGLSAGFLANIATTVIRDIIFGSPDITEGYADIGVLDKDYVNIVVHGHVPWMGSIVAKKAKTAKFQNIARSAGAKGIKVYGSLCTGQELLQRPETAKYLDGQVGNWLTQEFVAATGAVDAFLMDKNCAAPGMANLVQSLKLHTKLIPVSSVVRLKDVEARSDFMYDPVKAEEQAERLIMEAIDAYKNRRKTYKIHIPERKTHYIAGFGIESILKVLGGTPDPLFEAIQDGTIKGVVGLVSCTTMKNGHGTFTYDFVKELLKRDILVLIAGCASSLAQVEGFTNSKGRKEFAGPGLRALCEALDIPPVLNFGSCLDTGRMALLIIALSEYLGVDPSALPVVAAAPEYYNNDALIDGLLAVSLGINTYVNPVPPIVGGPGFTRLLTRDLENLLGARFMVEPDAVKAAQMIEEELIRKVS
- a CDS encoding YggS family pyridoxal phosphate-dependent enzyme; translated protein: MSIRENVERIREIIYRSAERSGRDPEEIILLAASKTQPVEKIKEAYEAGVRYFGENRVQEGIKKIEQLKEIRDIHWHLIGGLQTNKAKYAVRYFELIHSLDRESLADELDKRARKIGKKQDVLIEVNIGEEETKYGVKPENLEKLFEYSIKKENIRILGLMCIPPYFEDKERSRPYFVRLREMKEKLERDFGVKLPHLSMGMSHDFDVAVEEGATIVRIGTAIFGERE
- the gcvH gene encoding glycine cleavage system protein GcvH, with the translated sequence MAAEEYRIEDGFYYTKEHMWVKVEDSDAVIGITDYGQHQLGDIVFVELPSVNQEVESGEKVVSIESVKAAIDLFSPLSGRIISVNEDLKEDPSLLNTDPYGEGWIYEMEISDTTELEDLMTSDDYRAYIQEIEAEEG